The following are from one region of the Ischnura elegans chromosome 12, ioIscEleg1.1, whole genome shotgun sequence genome:
- the LOC124169367 gene encoding uncharacterized protein LOC124169367: MRRSKGYTADQVVRILEQLQDVPEDCSEAEDDPVVVYDGGVDAEEDSEESLTEDSSEDTGNEGEEYVPYQPPTTHTLRRGRGPQIQPPVDQVASTVPARGTGSPWNCPGPLPWCSGPSRM; the protein is encoded by the exons ATGCGTCGGTCAAAGGGATACACTGCAGACCAGGTCGTTCGTATTCTCGAGCAACTTCAGGATGTGCCTGAGGATTGCTCTGAGGCGGAGGATGATCCTGTTGTAGTGTATGACGGCGGCGTTGACGCCGAGGAAGACAGTGAAGAGTCCTTGACTGAAGATTCAAGCGAAGACACTG GTAATGAAGGTGAGGAGTACGTTCCCTATCAGCCGCCAACCACCCACACTCTACGACGTGGACGTGGTCCCCAAATACAGCCTCCCGTGGACCAAGTCGCATCCACAGTTCCTGCTCGAGGGACGGGGTCGCCCTGGAACTGCCCAGGGCCTCTGCCGTGGTGCTCGGGGCCATCGAGGATGTAG